One Glaciihabitans arcticus DNA window includes the following coding sequences:
- a CDS encoding UDP-N-acetylmuramoyl-tripeptide--D-alanyl-D-alanine ligase yields MIALTIADIATIVGGEIAPGVDATLVIDGSVQTDSRLVEAGSLFFALQGEETDGYLYAPAAVVRGAALVIAERPIELDAPVIVVSDGVAALADLARAVVTRVRSSGDLTVVAITGSNGKTTTKNMLGAILSRVGPTVAPNDSFNNHIGAPISMLRISFETRYLVVEMGASHCGEIAHLAGIALPDLAVVLKVGLAHVGEFGGVEATQAAKSELVTGLGEHAVVVLNADDERVASMAQLTRASVRWFGLGTLADIRATHVRGSATGTSFTAVTPEREMTVQLRIVGEHHVMNALAALTVARELGLDLADSVAALEGMHRAERWRMEVLPAPSGAVIINDAYNASPDSTAAALRTLVQLRPALGRSIAVLGEMTELGDASAEHHADIGRLAAALGVDELVVVGSAARSAHDAAAAVSEWTGHTAFVDTPDLAHDLLDAWLRDGDVVLVKSSKSAGLRFVGDRLAGVSA; encoded by the coding sequence GTGATCGCCCTGACCATCGCCGACATAGCCACCATCGTGGGAGGCGAGATCGCTCCCGGCGTCGACGCCACCCTGGTCATCGACGGCTCCGTGCAGACCGACTCGCGGCTGGTGGAGGCGGGATCCCTCTTCTTCGCGCTGCAGGGCGAGGAGACCGACGGCTACCTGTACGCCCCCGCCGCAGTGGTCCGCGGTGCCGCGCTCGTGATCGCCGAGCGGCCCATTGAGCTCGACGCCCCGGTCATCGTTGTGTCCGACGGGGTGGCCGCCCTGGCTGACCTTGCGCGGGCCGTTGTCACCCGGGTGCGATCCTCGGGTGACCTCACCGTGGTCGCCATCACCGGTTCCAACGGCAAGACCACCACCAAGAACATGCTCGGCGCGATCCTCTCTCGAGTCGGCCCGACGGTCGCCCCCAACGACTCCTTTAACAATCACATCGGCGCCCCCATCTCGATGCTGCGCATCTCCTTCGAGACCCGCTACCTCGTCGTGGAGATGGGGGCCAGCCACTGCGGCGAGATCGCCCACCTCGCCGGCATCGCCCTCCCCGACCTGGCCGTTGTGCTGAAGGTCGGGCTCGCGCACGTCGGCGAGTTCGGTGGGGTCGAGGCGACTCAGGCCGCCAAGTCCGAACTTGTCACCGGCCTCGGTGAGCACGCCGTCGTTGTGCTGAATGCTGACGATGAACGCGTGGCATCCATGGCCCAATTGACACGGGCATCGGTGCGCTGGTTCGGACTCGGCACGCTGGCCGACATACGCGCAACCCACGTGCGCGGTTCGGCCACCGGCACGAGCTTCACGGCCGTCACCCCCGAGCGCGAGATGACCGTGCAGCTGCGCATCGTCGGCGAGCACCACGTGATGAACGCGCTCGCCGCGCTCACCGTTGCGCGCGAACTCGGGCTGGACCTTGCCGACTCGGTCGCAGCCCTCGAGGGGATGCACCGTGCCGAACGCTGGCGCATGGAGGTGTTGCCCGCTCCATCCGGTGCCGTGATCATCAACGACGCGTACAACGCGAGCCCCGACTCCACCGCTGCAGCGCTGCGCACCCTTGTGCAGCTGCGACCGGCGCTCGGGCGCTCCATCGCCGTGCTCGGGGAGATGACGGAGCTGGGTGACGCGTCCGCAGAGCACCACGCCGACATCGGACGGCTGGCCGCGGCCCTCGGCGTCGATGAGCTCGTCGTCGTCGGATCCGCGGCGCGCTCGGCGCACGACGCTGCGGCCGCTGTGTCCGAGTGGACCGGTCACACGGCGTTCGTCGACACCCCGGACCTCGCCCACGACCTGCTCGACGCCTGGTTGCGCGACGGCGACGTGGTGCTCGTTAAGTCGTCCAAGTCGGCCGGGCTGCGCTTCGTCGGCGACCGACTCGCCGGGGTCTCGGCATGA
- the alr gene encoding alanine racemase produces the protein MIGTRSRALATRVVDHAAIAHNARRILDGSGTELMAVVKANAFGHGAVAVSRTALAAGATWLGVATIDEALELRAAGIEAPIFAWLVDPWVDLRAAAAAGITVSVANLDTLAAIDFPIDVHLELDTGMSRGGCSPLEWGALCAAAAVSPARITGVWSHLADASLLGDRNVDGALSAFRDGVVAAHAAGLDPRWVHLANSAGALAHPATALTMVRSGAALYGIETVTGAEFGLEPALRVTSRVSQLRQVPAGTGVGYLHAWVAPSAATLALVPVGYGDGLPRALSTGGSVSIGGHRFPIRGAISMDQLVVEVDASVALGDEVVLLGDGRHGEPTAAEWAALTGTIPHEILTGLGARIGAVESEARS, from the coding sequence ATGATCGGCACCCGCTCCCGCGCGCTCGCGACCCGCGTCGTCGACCACGCGGCGATCGCACACAACGCGCGACGCATCCTCGACGGCAGCGGCACCGAGCTCATGGCCGTGGTCAAGGCGAACGCGTTCGGGCACGGAGCGGTCGCTGTCTCGCGCACGGCCCTCGCGGCCGGCGCGACCTGGCTCGGCGTCGCGACGATCGACGAGGCGCTCGAACTGCGCGCGGCCGGTATCGAGGCCCCGATCTTCGCCTGGCTCGTCGACCCGTGGGTCGACCTGCGCGCGGCGGCAGCGGCCGGCATCACGGTCTCCGTCGCGAACCTCGATACTCTTGCCGCGATCGACTTCCCGATCGACGTGCACCTCGAACTGGACACCGGGATGAGCCGGGGCGGCTGCTCGCCTCTGGAGTGGGGCGCGCTCTGCGCCGCGGCCGCCGTCTCCCCCGCGCGCATCACCGGTGTCTGGTCCCACCTCGCCGACGCGAGCCTCCTCGGCGACCGCAATGTCGATGGCGCGCTATCGGCGTTCCGCGACGGGGTCGTCGCGGCCCACGCCGCCGGCCTCGACCCGCGCTGGGTGCATCTCGCCAACTCGGCAGGCGCCCTCGCGCACCCCGCGACGGCGCTCACCATGGTGCGATCCGGCGCAGCGTTGTACGGCATCGAGACGGTGACCGGTGCGGAGTTCGGGCTCGAGCCCGCGCTGCGCGTCACCTCCCGGGTGTCACAGCTGCGGCAGGTTCCGGCCGGGACCGGCGTCGGCTACCTCCACGCCTGGGTCGCGCCCTCGGCCGCGACACTCGCGCTGGTTCCGGTCGGCTACGGCGACGGTCTGCCCCGCGCGCTGTCCACAGGCGGATCGGTCAGCATCGGCGGTCACCGCTTCCCCATTCGTGGTGCGATCTCCATGGACCAGCTCGTCGTCGAGGTCGACGCCTCCGTCGCACTCGGCGACGAGGTGGTGCTGCTCGGCGACGGGCGGCACGGTGAGCCGACCGCCGCGGAGTGGGCGGCTCTCACCGGCACGATCCCGCACGAGATCCTCACCGGCCTCGGCGCGCGCATCGGTGCTGTCGAGAGCGAGGCGCGCTCGTGA
- a CDS encoding D-alanine--D-alanine ligase family protein produces the protein MRVAVLFGGASSEHDVSCKSALGVVEALDPSVYDVTLIGASRDGLWRRVGSVDELAGTSLGTRLPPLENVDVVIPVLHGRFGEDGTVQGLLELMGLPYVGCGVLASALAMDKGRAGALLAAAGIPSIESVVVTRSSPLLEQHALPLFVKPNRSGSSVGASLATTPAELAEALAYALECDDSALVQPVMDGVEIDIAILQLPDGSLRAGAPLRVRHDFGFFDYDSKYTVGGAQFEVPAVLPPGVAAHLELLAKRAFEALGCDGLARVDFFVAPDGSAVVNEVNTLPGLSSLSQYPTMLRATGMDLPTVLATLIERALRVRR, from the coding sequence ATGCGGGTCGCCGTGCTGTTCGGCGGCGCGAGCTCGGAGCACGATGTCTCGTGCAAGTCGGCGCTCGGTGTCGTCGAGGCCCTCGACCCGTCCGTGTACGACGTGACCCTCATCGGTGCCTCCCGCGACGGACTCTGGCGTCGGGTCGGGTCAGTCGATGAGCTCGCCGGCACGAGCCTCGGCACACGCCTGCCGCCGCTCGAGAACGTGGACGTTGTGATCCCCGTGCTGCACGGGCGCTTCGGCGAGGACGGCACGGTTCAGGGACTCCTCGAGCTGATGGGGCTTCCCTACGTGGGCTGCGGTGTTCTCGCGAGCGCACTGGCGATGGATAAGGGCCGGGCGGGCGCGCTGCTCGCGGCAGCGGGCATCCCGAGCATCGAATCGGTCGTGGTGACTCGGTCTTCGCCGCTTCTCGAGCAGCACGCGCTGCCGCTGTTCGTGAAGCCGAACCGGTCGGGGTCGAGCGTCGGGGCATCGCTCGCGACCACGCCGGCCGAGCTGGCGGAGGCACTGGCGTACGCGCTCGAGTGCGACGACTCCGCCCTGGTGCAGCCGGTGATGGACGGCGTCGAGATCGACATCGCCATTCTGCAGCTGCCCGACGGCTCCCTGCGTGCCGGTGCGCCGCTGCGCGTGCGGCACGACTTCGGGTTCTTCGACTACGACTCGAAGTACACGGTGGGTGGAGCCCAGTTCGAGGTGCCGGCGGTGCTTCCCCCCGGCGTCGCCGCGCACCTCGAACTGCTTGCCAAACGCGCATTCGAGGCCCTCGGCTGTGACGGGCTCGCGCGCGTCGACTTCTTTGTGGCTCCGGATGGCTCGGCCGTCGTCAACGAGGTGAACACGCTGCCCGGACTCTCCTCCCTCAGCCAGTATCCGACGATGTTGCGCGCGACCGGCATGGACCTGCCGACGGTGCTCGCGACGCTCATCGAGAGGGCACTGAGGGTGAGGCGCTAG
- a CDS encoding DUF2185 domain-containing protein has translation MFGRKKAPPEFLKLDPYVTFIENAGGSVVTNNILTGVGKVRWASREESNNPVDNGWRFISDIDDQQYLDDSSNSSIADFNTVANIEPAVLKLYTYPVGTDVTLERDGDAVRWVHSDTGLELGNEN, from the coding sequence ATGTTCGGACGCAAGAAAGCCCCGCCGGAGTTCCTCAAACTCGACCCGTATGTCACCTTCATCGAGAACGCGGGTGGATCGGTAGTGACCAACAACATCCTGACCGGCGTCGGCAAGGTGCGCTGGGCATCCCGCGAAGAAAGCAACAACCCGGTCGACAACGGGTGGCGCTTCATCTCCGACATCGACGACCAGCAGTACCTCGACGACTCGAGCAACAGCAGCATCGCCGATTTCAACACCGTCGCCAACATCGAACCGGCCGTGTTGAAGCTGTACACCTATCCCGTCGGAACCGATGTCACCCTCGAGCGCGACGGCGACGCTGTGCGCTGGGTGCACAGCGACACCGGCCTCGAACTCGGCAACGAGAACTAG
- a CDS encoding PPOX class F420-dependent oxidoreductase, translated as MTSLLSPLGREFVTERHLATLSTFAKDESLHVVPVGFTVDGDLARVIASGTSQKVLNIRRDGRATICQVEGRNWVTLIGTAEILEEQDDVARAVELYSQRYKAPRENPLRVAIALRITKMMGSPGMLAG; from the coding sequence ATGACCTCCCTGCTGTCCCCGCTCGGCCGGGAATTCGTCACCGAACGCCACCTCGCCACACTCTCCACGTTCGCGAAGGACGAGAGCCTGCACGTCGTGCCGGTCGGGTTCACCGTCGACGGCGACCTCGCCCGCGTGATCGCGAGTGGCACGTCGCAGAAGGTGCTCAATATCCGCCGAGACGGTCGCGCAACCATCTGCCAGGTCGAAGGCCGCAACTGGGTCACCCTGATCGGCACGGCAGAAATCCTCGAGGAGCAGGATGACGTCGCCCGCGCCGTCGAGCTCTACTCCCAGCGCTACAAGGCACCCCGCGAGAACCCGCTGCGGGTCGCCATCGCCCTGAGAATCACCAAGATGATGGGGTCCCCGGGCATGCTCGCTGGCTAG
- a CDS encoding GIY-YIG nuclease family protein, whose translation MECALPGCEVPAEAGSSLQLCTRHLFAAYDQVSGAVGVTDVLPQPCAACGSRVGVRYPSGWVCAICDWRVGEMPDDDPVPPRVDIVYYLRVGETIKIGTSGNPRGRFTQLWHDELLAFERGGRPVEQRRHKQFGEFRHARTEYFAPHPALDRHIAELREGVDDPWQQYSFWVSQAIALRG comes from the coding sequence ATGGAATGCGCGCTGCCGGGATGCGAGGTGCCCGCCGAGGCGGGATCGTCACTGCAGCTCTGCACGCGGCACCTGTTCGCTGCGTACGACCAGGTGTCAGGGGCGGTCGGCGTGACCGACGTGCTGCCCCAGCCGTGCGCTGCCTGCGGATCACGGGTCGGGGTGCGCTACCCGAGCGGGTGGGTGTGCGCGATCTGCGACTGGAGGGTCGGCGAGATGCCCGACGACGACCCGGTGCCGCCGCGCGTTGACATCGTCTACTACCTGCGGGTCGGGGAGACGATCAAGATCGGCACATCCGGCAACCCGAGGGGACGCTTCACCCAGCTGTGGCACGACGAGCTGCTCGCGTTCGAGCGGGGCGGGCGACCCGTGGAGCAGCGTCGGCACAAGCAGTTCGGGGAGTTCCGGCACGCGCGCACGGAGTACTTCGCACCACATCCCGCACTCGACAGACATATCGCCGAACTACGCGAAGGGGTGGATGACCCGTGGCAGCAGTACAGCTTCTGGGTGAGCCAGGCGATCGCGTTGCGCGGCTAG
- a CDS encoding SDR family NAD(P)-dependent oxidoreductase produces the protein MRIDLTGTTALVTGSTQGIGLAIATGLAASGARVVVNGRSDGSVQRAAGEIRAAVDGADVVELAADVTTAEGAAKALEVVPRVDILVNNLGIFGAKPALEVDDDEWRRYLEVNVLSAVRLTRQYLPQMMERGWGRIQNIASDSAIVIPTEMIHYGVSKTALLAVSRGFAKEAAGSGVTVNSVIAGPTHTAGVEDFVYELVSRDLPWDEAQHEFMLKHRPQSLLQRLIEPEEIANMVVYLSSQQASATTGGALRVDGGYVDSILP, from the coding sequence ATGAGAATCGACCTGACTGGAACGACCGCCCTTGTTACCGGATCCACGCAGGGAATCGGGCTCGCCATCGCGACGGGCCTGGCCGCATCGGGTGCGCGCGTTGTGGTCAATGGACGCAGCGATGGGTCGGTGCAGCGCGCCGCGGGCGAGATCCGCGCTGCGGTGGACGGTGCCGACGTCGTGGAACTTGCGGCCGACGTCACCACCGCAGAGGGCGCCGCGAAGGCGCTCGAGGTGGTGCCGCGGGTCGACATCCTGGTCAACAATCTCGGTATCTTCGGCGCGAAGCCGGCCCTCGAGGTGGACGACGACGAGTGGCGGCGCTACTTAGAGGTCAACGTTCTCAGCGCCGTGCGACTCACGCGCCAGTACCTGCCGCAGATGATGGAGCGAGGCTGGGGGCGCATCCAGAACATCGCGAGCGACTCCGCGATCGTCATCCCGACCGAGATGATTCACTACGGCGTTTCGAAGACGGCCCTGCTCGCGGTTTCACGCGGCTTCGCCAAAGAGGCCGCGGGATCGGGCGTCACGGTCAACTCGGTCATCGCCGGCCCCACGCACACCGCGGGCGTCGAGGACTTCGTCTACGAGTTGGTCTCACGCGACCTGCCCTGGGATGAGGCGCAGCACGAATTCATGCTGAAGCACCGCCCGCAGTCGCTGCTCCAGCGGCTCATCGAGCCAGAGGAGATCGCCAACATGGTCGTCTACCTGAGCTCACAGCAGGCCTCGGCGACCACGGGCGGGGCGCTGCGGGTGGACGGCGGATACGTCGACTCGATCCTTCCGTGA
- a CDS encoding zinc-ribbon domain-containing protein: MPETVGAWWARRQWSKGCEVPYPIGTFRSDWAQYPALIRQYHPDLNSMITLTQIPPAAEVFLVWQCDVGHLFVATPEEQRMRPGRERRRSSWCPDCLAGAKPMRVRESARDFANSAPRPRRALMTKALVDKPGTVGEPFLSERAPKPASAAEADLRHRLAQRFDFDLTPNAIRVSQPFFERMEIWPDIVIGELRVALEYDTVGRHGLEHVGRREAIDRRKDRILRASGWEVVRIRIGKLQPLGPHDIVAASVTDKLIDRIEERLGEIRGELFVAAYRR; encoded by the coding sequence GTGCCGGAGACAGTCGGAGCGTGGTGGGCCAGACGCCAGTGGTCCAAGGGCTGCGAGGTGCCCTACCCGATCGGCACCTTTCGGAGCGACTGGGCGCAGTACCCGGCCCTCATCCGGCAGTACCACCCCGACCTCAACTCGATGATCACGCTCACGCAGATCCCGCCCGCCGCCGAGGTCTTTCTTGTGTGGCAATGTGACGTGGGACACCTCTTCGTCGCGACCCCCGAAGAGCAGCGGATGCGCCCCGGACGCGAGCGGCGCCGGTCCAGCTGGTGCCCCGACTGCCTCGCCGGCGCCAAGCCGATGCGGGTTCGCGAATCAGCGCGCGACTTTGCGAACAGTGCGCCGCGACCCAGACGCGCGCTGATGACAAAAGCCCTCGTTGATAAGCCCGGCACCGTCGGCGAGCCGTTCCTCAGCGAGCGGGCGCCCAAACCCGCGTCGGCCGCAGAGGCCGACCTGCGGCACCGCCTCGCGCAGCGGTTCGACTTTGACCTGACGCCGAACGCCATCCGGGTCTCGCAGCCCTTCTTCGAGAGGATGGAGATCTGGCCCGACATCGTGATCGGCGAGCTGCGGGTCGCCCTCGAATACGACACCGTCGGTCGCCACGGGCTCGAGCACGTCGGTCGTCGCGAGGCCATCGACCGCCGCAAGGATCGCATCCTGCGCGCGTCGGGATGGGAGGTGGTGCGCATCCGCATCGGCAAACTGCAGCCGCTCGGTCCGCACGACATCGTCGCCGCGAGCGTCACCGACAAGCTGATCGACCGCATCGAGGAGCGGCTGGGCGAGATCCGCGGCGAGCTGTTCGTCGCCGCCTACCGCCGCTGA